AAGTAACTGCATGGCAGCCGTATGTTGGAGAATCTACTGCAGAGGTAACAGTATCTGGTGGCGCAGCGAAAGCTGATTTCACGTTGACCGCCAAGTAAGTATCATTAAAAAATTACAGCATCGGAACATTTGTTCCGGTGCTGTTTTTTTAATAAAAAATTCGTCATATGCAAAGATTTAGGGTTTGTTAAATTAATTTGTAAAATTAATCTAGCTCGTTAATTATCTTTTAAACCTTTATGATCCATACCCTCTAAAAACGAAATATGATTTTCTAATATATTAATATCTTTTTTCATATTATTAAGTAAATCTTTTACATTTGTTTTAGAATATTCTGAATATTTAAGCCCTGAATTAATTTTCGACTTTTGCTCTTCCTTCAAATCTTCCATGTTATTTATAATCACTCCAATAATAAGATTGAGAAAAACAAAGGTTGCTAATAAAACAAAGCTAACAAAATACATCCATCCTAATATAGGAAATGCCTCTGGATTTTTGCACAACTCTTCCACGCCCGAGTAACCATATTGTTTGCACCCATATATTGCCGTATACATGATGTCTGTCCAGTCTTCTAAAGTTGCTACACGAAATAAACTTAACAGTGATATGTGCAGACTTTCAAAGTGAACGGGGTCATTTGCGCGAAATAAAAAGGTCCCAAGACATGCATATATATAAAAAAGAATCGATAGAAGAGCACCAATGTAACCCATAGAAGGAATACTTTTTAAAAGTGTGTTAACGATTAGTTTTAATTCTGGAACAGTACCAACCAAGCGAACAACCCTTAAGACTCTTAGTAATCTTAAAACAATGATAGATTGTCCATCAAACGGAAGGAAGCAGGCACCTACAATGATAAAGTCAAAAACATTCCAACCGTCTTTAAAAAAACTAGTGAAACGAGTACCAAAAGAAAATAATTTTAATAAAATTTCGATAACAAAAAGGAATAAAATAATATTATCCAAGATATGGAGAATACTCCCATATTGAGTGGAAATGGAGGGGTATGAATCCAGGCCAACAACTATCCCAGATAATAGAATTATTCCTATGAAGAATATTTGAAATTGTTTTGATTCAGTTAAGACTCTTAGTGTTTCTTGCATAAATATCCTCAAATTATAAAGATTTTTGCCTCTTTGTTTTCTTTTTAAGCTTAAATAACTTTACGTTTGTGTGCTTTTAGTTATGTTTTAAATTGATCATGTAATTTATGTCTTGATACTAATGGAGCTCCTGAGAAGCTAATAACTGATCTTATTCGAACTTGGTTAGGACTATGCTAGAAAATTTAAGGGCTGTGATTTTCTGAAAAAATTACATTGCTTTATAACTAATAAGAATGGTGGTGGAGTATATAAAGTTAGAGAGGTTATTATTTTTATGTTTTGGGATATGCAAATCATAAAAAATAAAAATCCATAAATAATTGTACAAAAGACTATAGGTATTTTTTTAAATATCTTCCAGTGTAAGAGGCTTTTATTTTTGCAACCTCTTCCGGGGTGCCTTTTGCAAGGACCTGGCCGCCACCATCTCCACCTTCGGGACCGAGATCA
This sequence is a window from Nitrospinota bacterium. Protein-coding genes within it:
- a CDS encoding ion transporter; its protein translation is MQETLRVLTESKQFQIFFIGIILLSGIVVGLDSYPSISTQYGSILHILDNIILFLFVIEILLKLFSFGTRFTSFFKDGWNVFDFIIVGACFLPFDGQSIIVLRLLRVLRVVRLVGTVPELKLIVNTLLKSIPSMGYIGALLSILFYIYACLGTFLFRANDPVHFESLHISLLSLFRVATLEDWTDIMYTAIYGCKQYGYSGVEELCKNPEAFPILGWMYFVSFVLLATFVFLNLIIGVIINNMEDLKEEQKSKINSGLKYSEYSKTNVKDLLNNMKKDINILENHISFLEGMDHKGLKDN
- a CDS encoding carboxypeptidase regulatory-like domain-containing protein; protein product: VTAWQPYVGESTAEVTVSGGAAKADFTLTAK